The following proteins are co-located in the Nymphalis io chromosome 27, ilAglIoxx1.1, whole genome shotgun sequence genome:
- the LOC126778938 gene encoding uncharacterized protein LOC126778938 codes for MEEAFNKLKNERRNSVDNLIKWMKDSKIVDGVNVTEEKARKLFENIADSKNVEIEKFKEAITKLASEQKKTVEEFTNTLATEGPKFLNAAFEAASAAASTLKETLMKK; via the exons ATGGAGGAAGCCttcaataaactcaaaaatgaACGACGGAATTCCGTTGACAATCTTATAAAATGGATGAAAGACT CAAAAATCGTTGACGGCGTTAACGTAACCGAGGAGAAAGCTCGCAAGCTTTTCGAAAATATCGCCGATTCAAAGAACGTCGAAATTGAGAAATTTAAAGAAGCAATCACTAAATTGGCCAGCGAACAGAAGAAGACCGTCGAAGAGTTCACGAATACTCTAGCGACAGAAGGCCCCAAGTTCTTGAATGCTGCGTTTGAAGCAGCGAGCGCGGCTGCTAGTACATTAAAAGaaactttaatgaaaaaataa